The Streptomyces sp. NBC_01775 genome includes a region encoding these proteins:
- a CDS encoding glycosyltransferase, with protein sequence MRVAVMTAGSRGDVAPYTGLAHGLARAGHEVTLATHGSFRPLVAATGVGFRPLPVDPRAVLESEQGRGLHDSTTGAGKILRLMSIARTVVGELAAELVHVARDSDVLLLSSSLAPLGYAIGQGLGIPSMGAYLQPLHPTGAFGPSVIGTRSFGPAGNRLAARAVNAGVDGIFTSTLRTTVRQLLDLPHGSARATRHAARERRLWPVHHGFSPLIVPRPRDWRPGLTVSGYWWPYDPPDAELPARVRAFLDAGPPPVFVGLGSATVPHPARTSALVVRALRAAGLRGVIQRGWAGLRADEGVDAGAEDMLTVDDVPHALLFPRMAAVVHHCGAGTTGAGLRAGVPAVPVPVQFDAGFWAARLVALGVAPTAVPLRQLTADRLAAALAAAVRNPVYGRRAERVATRLRAEDGVGAVVTALNNLAAAPPPGARAADSARPAPRGQGGER encoded by the coding sequence ATGCGCGTTGCGGTGATGACGGCGGGTTCGCGGGGCGACGTCGCCCCCTACACGGGGCTCGCACACGGTCTGGCTCGGGCGGGGCACGAGGTCACCCTCGCCACACACGGCTCGTTCCGCCCGCTGGTGGCGGCGACGGGGGTCGGCTTCCGCCCGCTGCCGGTCGACCCCCGGGCCGTGCTGGAGTCCGAGCAGGGCCGGGGGCTGCACGACAGCACCACGGGCGCGGGCAAGATACTGCGGCTGATGAGCATCGCGCGGACGGTGGTGGGCGAGCTGGCGGCCGAGCTGGTGCACGTGGCGCGGGACAGCGACGTGCTGCTGCTGTCCAGCTCGCTGGCGCCGCTCGGGTACGCCATTGGGCAGGGCCTGGGCATCCCCAGCATGGGCGCCTATCTCCAGCCGCTCCACCCGACCGGTGCCTTCGGCCCCTCGGTGATCGGCACCCGCTCCTTCGGCCCGGCGGGCAACCGGCTGGCGGCGCGCGCGGTGAACGCCGGCGTGGACGGCATCTTCACCAGCACGCTGCGCACGACCGTACGGCAGTTGCTCGACCTCCCCCACGGCTCGGCCCGCGCGACCCGGCACGCGGCGAGGGAGCGCCGGCTGTGGCCGGTGCACCACGGCTTCAGCCCGCTGATCGTGCCTCGCCCCCGCGACTGGCGGCCCGGATTGACGGTGAGCGGCTACTGGTGGCCCTACGATCCGCCGGACGCCGAACTCCCGGCGCGGGTACGGGCCTTCCTCGACGCGGGCCCGCCACCGGTCTTCGTCGGCCTCGGGAGCGCGACCGTGCCCCACCCGGCCCGCACGAGCGCCCTGGTGGTGCGCGCGCTGCGCGCGGCGGGACTGCGCGGGGTGATCCAGCGCGGCTGGGCCGGACTGCGCGCCGACGAGGGCGTCGACGCGGGCGCCGAGGACATGCTCACCGTCGACGATGTGCCGCACGCCCTCCTCTTCCCGAGGATGGCGGCCGTCGTCCATCACTGCGGCGCGGGCACGACGGGCGCGGGGCTGCGCGCGGGAGTGCCCGCGGTGCCGGTTCCGGTGCAGTTCGACGCGGGCTTCTGGGCCGCACGACTCGTCGCACTCGGCGTCGCGCCCACCGCCGTCCCGCTCCGGCAGCTCACCGCCGACCGGCTGGCGGCAGCCCTGGCCGCCGCCGTCCGCAACCCCGTCTACGGGCGCCGGGCCGAGCGCGTGGCGACCCGGCTGCGGGCCGAGGACGGCGTAGGGGCAGTCGTGACCGCCCTCAACAACCTGGCAGCCGCCCCGCCACCCGGCGCGCGGGCGGCTGACAGCGCGCGGCCCGCACCGCGAGGCCAGGGTGGAGAACGATGA